The Camelina sativa cultivar DH55 chromosome 16, Cs, whole genome shotgun sequence sequence AGAGGATCGATTCTTCTGTGCCACCGTCGTCGATGAGAGAATCACAGAGAAAAAAGACGACGAAGCATAAATATAATCTCTCTCGATGTTCGGTTTGTGTTGccgaatgaatatatatatatatatatatatatatatacattttagcTAAAAGACAATATAGCCGTTACAGCCTGTTTTCTACTACTAATAATGGAAATTAACTTGACTTTCATGTTAAGCTACTAGTAGTCTAAAATAATGGAAATTTACTAACGGTAATATTGAAACAACCGCCTCTACTACTTACTACTTACTACTTACTACTTACTACTTACTACATTGATATTACAGTTGTCTAGTTACGGGTTCTAAAGgataataaaaatttggaaatctttATGCAAAAATATACTGTCTAGCTAAATCAGCATTTTATGGTTATGCGGTTCAAATAAGGATTTTGTCTTCGTAAAATCTGGTTTGTTTGGGACTTGAGATTTTTGCTgttaaattgtaaatatttttagttgatGATATATCCAATAGAAAAATTCTTTAATTTAGAAGTAGTTAAGtattactccttttttttttttttttgacaactattACTCCTTatgatacaaaagaaagaaaataaacaacatGTTGGtagatgttacaaaaaaaaaaaaaaaaaacatgttggtaatgaaatcaaataaaacgTTTTAAAACTTATACGCATTGACTATCATCAGATAAACCTGTCATAAATACTAACAACGACTGAGAGTATTTTGACCAATAGAAGTAAGTAATACTAGAGAATCTACATGCTTTTTgacttaataataataattaaagaaaatatatcttCCAGTTTTATAGAAGCGAATCACAATATACAGCTTCGTGGCAACAGATCCAACGGCCAGAAAACAATCTTGCAATTTTGTAGAAGCCACCACGTATCCATGTTGTAACTGCTCTGATCACATATTttgcaaaacaacaactttcagAAGAAACcttaaccaacaacaaaaaaaaacctccgGCGAAGATGGGCGTGGTTGATTTGATCACTAGGGTTGATTCCATCTGTAAGAAGTACGACAAGTATGACATTGATAAACAGAGAGAAGCTAACGTCTCTGGTGACGATGCTTTCTCTCGCCTTTACTCCACCTTCGAATCTGCACTCGAAACTGTTCTTCAGGTTCGTTTAGATCATTCACTAGATCGCGTTGCGtttctgtttttgtgtttttggttttgtatcgTTAAAATTGTGTGAGGAAACGTAATatagaaaacagaggatttgtCGTCTGAAACGAATAAAGCGAAAGCTGTAGCGATGAACGCGGAGATACGAAGAACGAAAGCTCGATTGCTTGAAGGAGTTCCAAAACTTCAGTGGCTTGCTCTCAAAAAggtcttctctgttttttttttgttgttcaatCTGATGATTTGAGCCTTGCATTGGTGAGAAGTTTTATAACATCTGATGACTTATTTTAGGTCAAAGGGATTTCAAAGGAAGAGCTTGATGTTAgaaatgatttggttttgtcatTGAGAGATAAGATTGAGGCCATACCAGATACCTCTGCTCCTGTTGTAGGTGGTTGGCCAGGTTCAACATCATATTCGAACATCAGATTCGATACTAATGTCTCGGGTATTTATATCTTGTTTTCTCTACGTTATTAGTGACCTCTGCGTTATAAGATTAGTATGTTGACTAATGAAGACTTGGTCGCTTGTATCAGATCACAGAATTGGTAGTGAATATTTCGTGCCAACCGAAGAGTCTGATCAGTTTAAACAAGAATACGAGATGAGAAGAATAAAACAGGCAAGTGTTGTGTTTTTGACTCTTTTTACCATTTGGCCTATTGACCGATTTCTGAAGGCAAGCAATAGTCTAACTACAGGATCAAGGATTGGATTATATAGCTGAAGGATTGGATACACTCAAGAATATGGCTCAAGACATCAATGAGGTTCACCTATATAACGATATCTTGTTGTGTAGTTAATGTTCTGGTTCCCATGTCGTAGTGATTCTCTTACTGCTGCCAAGCATTACAGGAACTTGATAGACAAGAACCACTCATGGCTGAAATAGATACAAAGGTTAATTAACTAACACTTGTCCTCCTTTTTCTTTAGCGAGATCATGCTTACCTCTTTATTGATCTGGTGTTATGTCATTTAGACTGACAAGGCAGCTACTGACTTGAAAAGCACCAATGTGAGGATCAAGGATACTGTAACAAAGGTAGTGATATAACACACGCATTCCTCTTAAGATCACAACCTCGTTCTACTATAATTAAGCTCATTGTTTTCTATTCAATTATAGTTGAGATCGAGCCGCAACTTCTGCATAGACATCATCCTCTTATGCATACTCTTGGGAATAGCTGCCTTCATATACAAGTAACCTTCTCTTTTTCACTCACTCTTCAGTCTTGATTGTTATTGGAGACATGAAATCTTGATTCATCTAACTTTTCTTTACTTTGAATTTTTTGCAGTTCAGTGAAATGAAGGATGGTGATCCCTGAGACGCTATATATGCATCAGCATACATATAGAAGCATGTTTCAAGCTAGAGTCAAAAGAGGGAAGATTCATTTTTCGCATGTCTATTAAAATAGGTGATTTAATTTATCCTATCGTTCTAATTGAGAAGAATAACAGTAAACtacgaaaaaaaaatgcaattccATCTAAAAGATTGACATTACAAAAGCAAGTTTATGCGCTCCTActtcaagagaagaaagaatacACAACATAGATTTGCAAATGACATCCCATCAATAATCTAGCAAAATATCCACCCAAGTTCAGATTTGTGCGGTGTTGCGATTCAGATGCCAAACAGTTTTGCATTTCATGATGTGACTTTGAGGTGGAGCCAACCACTGCATAGCTCTCTGTTTCTAACTGTGAACTGCAAGCAATGTTCTTGGAGCACAAGTGTTTTGTAGTTAGCAGCACCAGAACCTCCGAGAACATTgctttaacatattttattttgggtgTTTTGGATACCTTTTAGATAGATACTTCAAGAACATTGCGCCATTACACAGACACGTATACAAAAGCTAGTGgctttaacatatttttatactaTTGGTGTTATGTGTACGTGTGAATGTGGACTACTAGACTAGATTGCCCCTATagtctattatatatataaaaaaagattctcTAGTACATAAAATCTAGAGCAGGAGATGATTATAGATGCTGGTGATTTTTATTGGTCATCTACTCAATCATTACCCAAATAGTAAATGCCACTAGCCCCATTTTTAACCTACCCACTTCAATAATCTTTCTCTACATTGAAAGCATGTCATCTCTCCATACCAAATTACAATAATACAATCTCATGTTTAGTAAAATGCTACATAAAAACATACAACAATTCTTGGATTTTCAGTACGGTTCTGTACTAGGAATCAGTTTAAGCCAAGAACGCCATACATAATTAGACTCACAAACggataaaagtaaataaaaaaatgttcgTTTCTCAAGATTCTTCGATGTTTGGtacctatatatattattattgaaataaaatGCTACGTTTGAATTGACTGATCGATCTGCAGACCAAAGCATGTTACCAGATTCTGCCTTTACGCATTACCATGATCCATTGAATTTAGATCCTTTTGGTTAAAACtagtgatacaaaaaaaaaactgatagtctgaattttaaaatctttaatacaataattattttgttacagaTGTGGTCACAGGTCACTGGTATTGGTCAGAGAGACAAGTACTGACAAGAATACAAGATCTTAACTACTCCCGGTTAAAACTAACCCTCACGCTATCTTTATTGGTGTAACACTTAGTATGTTCTTAGGCTTATttaaattggaaaaaataaaaaagtgggCTTAAATCAGTTTAATTGATCTTATTGTAGAACTGTTTTTTGGGTTGTTCTATTGTGACGTGGCGTAGTATGAttggaaacaaattttttgcAACCAAGAGATCGTTTCATTTTCATTTcctcgtctcctctgtctcctcggcgtcttcgtcttctccatCGCTGATCGATCTAATCAGCGGTGGTTATGGCTTCTAACGATTCAAAAAACGGCGGCGGTTTCTTCGCCTCTATTACTTCATCCATCACCAGTTTTGGATCGGTCATGTCCAAATCAGTTAACGGGTAACGAATTCAAATCCTCAAATACAATTTCTCGTTTTCGGATCCTCATTTCTTCAGATGGGCTGGATTCACATACTTATTATGTTGGAAACTATTGTGTCGTTTTGGTATTGGGATGTTATAATCATTTAATTGTTGAGCTATAATTGGGGAATTttgtgtgtgtctgtgtgtgtggTTATGAAGAAATCAACTATGTTTgctttttgtttagtttgatgGGATATGAAGGGCTTGAAGTAATTAATCCAGAGGGAAGTACTGCGGATGCAGAGGAGGAAGCAGCAAGAGGAAGGTGGAAGCAAGAGTTATGTTTTACTAAAgagttagaaaaagaaaaaaactgattcTTGGATTGCTCAGGAACGTGATATGGATATTGGAAGATGATGCAGAAGTACATAGGTTCTGATGTTACATCTATGGTGACTCTTCCTGTCATCATTTTTGAACCCATGACAATGCTTCAGAAGATGGCTGaggtttgtgttcttagattttGATTATAATGAAAGAACCTCTTTATCTTTTGGTTTCTattgattatgtttttcttgtatCTAACAGTTGATGGAATACTCGCATCTGCTTGACATGGCTGACAAATCCGAAGACCCTTACATGTGTATGGTATATGCATGTAAGCAAGCTTATTATACCCAttcttcctctcctttcttGTGTTCAAACTCTTCGTATCTCTGTTCTTGTAGTTGTTTTTCATGGTCCGGCTAACTTCCAACTGATCTTTTAACAGATTTTTATGTTACCTATTTTTATGTTGTTATGAAAGAAGTTACCTATTTTTATGTTGTTACGAAAGAAGTCTCAGAAATCAGATTTCACCATATACACTACAGGGCTAGCTCCATATTAACAGAAAAAATAGTAGTGTGCACCTTTGCAGCTTTCATGTTTCTCAAGTCCTCGAAATAAAGATTCGGCTGCAGCCAAGAGAACCCTTACCATTAAACTATACACAAACTTACTGTGGAAtacaaaaacatagaagaaaggTTGAGGCTTGTTTCTTTACCANTTTCTTGTATCTAACAGTTGATGGAATACTCGCATCTGCTTGACATGGCTGACAAATCCGAAGACCCTTACATGTGTATGGTATATGCATGTAAGCAAACTTATTATACCCAttcttcctctcctttcttGTGTTCAAACTCTTCGTATCTCTGTTCTTGTAGTTGTTTTTCATGGTCCGGCTAACTTCCAACTgatcttttaaaagatttttatgtTACCTATTTTTATGTTGTTATGAAAGAAGTTACCTATTTTTATGTTGTTACGAAAGAAGTCTCAGAAATCAGATTTCACCATATACACTACAGGGCTAGCTCCATATTAACAGAAAAAATAGTAGTGTGCACCTTTGCAGCTTTCATGTTTCTCAAGTCCTCGAAATAAAGATTCGGCTGCAGCCAAGAGAACCCTTACCATTAAACTATACACAAACTTACTGTGGAGtacaaaaacatagaagaaaggTTGAGGCTTGTTTCTTTACCGAATTCAATATTTCCCTTCACAAGCTCAGCGAGGCCTTTGATCGCTTTAGCTGCAGCAACCACATCTTGAAGATTTTCATGGCCACTCTCTTTTACCAATTCCAGAAATTCGTCAGCAACATCCATTGATCAAATCTCTTATACAAGTTCCTATATCTAGACACACACAAACATAGTAGCACTGTTCatatttggtattgtattttgaaatttatataagtatgttcttttgaaatttattttgcaattttgaAACAT is a genomic window containing:
- the LOC104749187 gene encoding syntaxin-73-like; its protein translation is MGVVDLITRVDSICKKYDKYDIDKQREANVSGDDAFSRLYSTFESALETVLQKTEDLSSETNKAKAVAMNAEIRRTKARLLEGVPKLQWLALKKVKGISKEELDVRNDLVLSLRDKIEAIPDTSAPVVGGWPGSTSYSNIRFDTNVSDHRIGSEYFVPTEESDQFKQEYEMRRIKQDQGLDYIAEGLDTLKNMAQDINEELDRQEPLMAEIDTKTDKAATDLKSTNVRIKDTVTKLRSSRNFCIDIILLCILLGIAAFIYK